A single region of the Oxyura jamaicensis isolate SHBP4307 breed ruddy duck chromosome 6, BPBGC_Ojam_1.0, whole genome shotgun sequence genome encodes:
- the ADIRF gene encoding adipogenesis regulatory factor isoform X2, with protein sequence MPDLHFLIKTQVLNFIEAEGCEEASGAAMSSKSFQGLKEQAEGAAKDAANSLGQATQDAVNQITDASQKAIDKASKTAQDGVEKATGQAAEAMSGFGKKCGLKK encoded by the exons ATGCcagatttgcattttcttataAAAACACAG GTGTTGAATTTTATTGAAGCAGAGGGCTGCGAAGAGGCATCAGGAGCCGCCATGTCAAGTAAAAGCTTCCAGGGACTGAAGGAGCAGGCAGAAGGTGCAGCAAAAGATGCTG CAAATTCACTGGGACAGGCTACGCAGGATGCAGTCAACCAGATTACAGATGCCAGCCAGAAAG CTATTGATAAGGCTTCCAAGACAGCACAAGATGGTGTAGAAAAAGCAACTGGACAAGCTGCAGAAGCCATGTCTggctttgggaaaaaatgtggACTTAAGAAATAA
- the ADIRF gene encoding adipogenesis regulatory factor isoform X1, giving the protein MKQKSPPGHTLSLARVNFLFRFSALLPQIQTPPIAPIIPKSISRSPGTRIKADGAGHPSQCAVHCQVLNFIEAEGCEEASGAAMSSKSFQGLKEQAEGAAKDAANSLGQATQDAVNQITDASQKAIDKASKTAQDGVEKATGQAAEAMSGFGKKCGLKK; this is encoded by the exons ATGAAGCAGAAATCTCCACCTGGGCACACCCTCTCATTGGCAAGGGtaaattttctgtttagatTTTCAGCTCTCCTTCCTCAAATTCAAACTCCACCCATTGCACCAATCATCCCCAAAAGCATCAGCAGGTCTCCTGGCACACGTATAAAAGCAGATGGGGCAGGACACCCCTCACAGTGTGCTGTACATTGCCAGGTGTTGAATTTTATTGAAGCAGAGGGCTGCGAAGAGGCATCAGGAGCCGCCATGTCAAGTAAAAGCTTCCAGGGACTGAAGGAGCAGGCAGAAGGTGCAGCAAAAGATGCTG CAAATTCACTGGGACAGGCTACGCAGGATGCAGTCAACCAGATTACAGATGCCAGCCAGAAAG CTATTGATAAGGCTTCCAAGACAGCACAAGATGGTGTAGAAAAAGCAACTGGACAAGCTGCAGAAGCCATGTCTggctttgggaaaaaatgtggACTTAAGAAATAA